The genome window AGTTGTGAATTTATGTATGGCTATGAATCTCATTTGAACTCCTTTTTTAGTGTGAGAATgacaaaaaaggagaaaaatctcatCCTAGCCCTTCACTAGAACCTCTTATTATCTGCTCTCTACTCTCCTTTTACAAAAAGGAGAGCTGTAAAAAGAGAGTAGAGTAGATAATAAGAGGTTCTAGTGAAGGGCTAGGATGAgatttttcaaatacaatatCCTGAAGAAggttgtgtttaaaaaaatagtttttctttcctcagttttcttattttccattACTCTCTCCTACTTTGTTTATCTTCTCATGTTCTTTCCAAAAGCCTTTCAAACCTACTTTTCCTCATCCTTCATCTGATTATACTTGCTTCACCTTTTGCTCTGGCTCTAACCTGGTTGTTCCCTTCCCATCTGATTCAGCTGATGCTAAGGATGATCACACATGCTGCTACCAcctatggagaaaaaaataagcactGCTTCAGGCAGCTACTACAGTTAAACTGAACCTCCTTTTATCTTCCTAAGTGTTAGTTTTGGTGGGAGTGTATGCcaactgttttattttggggtcTTGGTAACACCTTTCAACACTGACCCATTTTGCTCCTTCTATGAATCTTCTAATGAGAGACGTCATGACATCAGCCTTTCAAGAAAAAAGCTGAGCTTGCCCCATCTTAAAAGAGCTACTGGAAAGTTTCTGTGCAAACTATCAAGGTCAGCATGCCGTAGTCTCCTGATTAAATCTTTGTTGAGTATCTCAGAGCAAAGAAAATAGAGGAGTGGTGTGTGGTAATCTGAATGGCTGTTTTACCCTTCTCTGAAGGTATCTGGAATCTTTTGTTTGAGAATAGGTGAAAAACATCCTGTCTTATTTTGTTATGACCAGatcaaaaaatgcaaaaagcacattttcttgGGGGCAGGAGGATTTGTGAGCCCTGACATGTAAGTCTTTATTCAGTATTTGAGTTTTCACAGCTTTCCTCACTGATGCTTGGGTTCTTTCTAGTTGTAAACCCTCTCTTGTATTGCTGTGGTCTTGTGAGGATTACTGCAGCCATAACCATAAAAGATCTAGAGCACAGTGATACGAATTGATAGAATAAGAATTGGGGGTGCAGTCTGTGATCTGCCAGGGCATACCTGGGATATCTGTGCGCGTCCTACACTGTTTACCTAGAATGGGTGGGTTTGAATTCATTGTAAAGCACGTACTTTTAATATGATCTTCACTCTTATGCAGTCAATAAGGCACATTTTCAAATCAAGATTCAATAAAAACAGGGAATCAAGTCTATTTATTAGTCCATCTGCTAATAGCCTGGAAAGAAAGTGTTCTATTTGTGAAAGAGATATAGTCATTAGGGTGTATTATGGAGTTTCATCCCTGTGTGTTTGGACGCATGACAATTTTCCGATGTGTGGATTCCTGCTCTTCACAGTACATTCTGGCTCATTAGTAACTAAGACAGAGATTAAtgcttttctggaagaaaaatatgttcCTTAGAAGGATCTAAATTCTTCTCTTATGCAtgtacaaaataattttcagttaaCTCAGTTGACAGCTTGGCACATCCCAGTGACCATGGTCCAGATTAATGATTGGTACTGATACTCTGCTTACGTATATCTTGATTTGTTTTACTGGGGTGCCATGTATTGTATAAACAGGGAGGCACCCATCTGtgtgaaataattaatttaatttctgatgtGAGGTTAACACTATAAAGATTTgtcagcaattttatttttcagtgggaCATCAAAAATAATTGAAGCCATGTTCCTCTTTGCTATTACAAAATCCTGGGTGTGGCTGGAACTCTGCAAACACAGTGGGCTTCTGTTAATTTAATCCATCTGGATATACTGAAAATCACTAATCAGAATGCTTCTTCTGTTGGTATAGtctgtttccattttgtttctcttccaaTATACCTATTTTAGTCTAACTTCTGCATGAGAAGCTTATAGGTTTTGATTgtaatgtttttcaaaatgtgtgACTTCACTGTGCAAAAGCTGGAGAGTTAAACACATCAACATGCTTTTAAGGAGAAGAGTACACACTTAATTATGGTTGTGTTTGCTTAACAATGaaaggatttgtttttctctacATGTTAGAATGTGCAGTACACCTATGTTTTGAGTGTGTGTGTTATCTTGAACTTTTTCACCCAAGCTTCTTAAGAAGCTTGAAGTAAAAACTGCCCTGTCCGTAATCCTTAATATTAGCAACTAGAGGAAGGAGTGGTATATACAGACCCATAACAAGTCTGACTCAGCCATTTAAAGGATagataaaagaaatttaaaaacataatgtTCTCTAAATGttcattatttctttcagacatattctttaagaaaacaaagtaaCATTTGAATAGGCATTTTGAATATTCTATTATAATGTAGTTATCCTCTACTTGGCTTTAATTGCACTAATCCTTTTATAGAAGAGTGTGGAGGTATCTAactcatctcttttttttttccccttcctagTTAATGGTCTAATGACACTCGGATTCGCGGGTGAGTCTTACCTCAAAAATTCaagcttttgtttctgttttgctaaTGGTTGACATTTGAGAAACACTTCCATCCTATCTCATCTCAATTAGTCAATTGTCATGCATTTTTTTACAACTGGTCTTATCCATTGGCTGTATGCAAGAGGGTGTTGTAGTGTTTTATAAAGGTCATTCTCAATATATTTACACAAGATTTTCAGAATTGTTCTTAAAACATGTTTGTTTTAAGGTGCAGCCTTATAGTGATGATTAATTTGCAGAATATCCATGATTTTGACCTCTTTTGGTCATGGATTTAGACAGAAACTCTTTTGTCATCAGATTGGGCTCAAATGCCTCTgatggaggttttttttttctatgacccagcaaaatattgaaattttaaatacagacaAGCAGAAATACCAATGGCATGGAAAATCTATTTAAACATCCTTCTGGAGTAAATTGTCAACACACGTGACATAGTGGAAGAAAAAGTTGAGCTGTGTTGGATTTGGTTATAAATCATATGATAGCTGGCTGTTTAGAATACCCTgccagaaaaagcagctttgcgTAATGTTTGTCAAAGCATCAGTGCAGGATTTAAGTTGTGAACTGTGCAATTTTCATATGTGGTATTGAATTCTGCACAGCTTTAGCATTCACCTGCAAGTCTGTCTGTGGAAAGTGTAACAGGtaactgctgcagctgcctgatgAATCAACATGAACACTAAGTAGGCAGGATCCATGTTATCATGTTAACTTCTCATGGATAAAATTATGCTGCCTTTGTGTGGtaattttcaccatttttatCACTGGTGAGTAATTGTAGTTCTGACTTTTTGCCAACATGGATAAAGGCTTCATGGCAGCTTTAAGAGCACTGACCAATATGATGAAGGAGCAAGAATTAGGTCCCAATGACTGAGCCGTACACCTGGAGAGGTGTGCTGTCTGTAGGAAGTTGTGGACTTACGGTTTCAGgtgcagcacaggctgtccTGTTGTGGGCCAGCTGCTCTTGGCGAGTATGTGAAAGCAAGGTGTTTATTTGGCCAGATGAGATTTGTCATACAGCATCACGGAGAGAGTGACCACCACCTAAGGAGTCAACTGTGATACCTGGAGTGAAATTGCaaggtgctcctgcccaggctccaAAGGAGACAGCTCCTTCCTGTGTGAAATGATGTTCACTCAAGCCTGTTTCACAATCACATGCCTCATTTCTAATGGAGATACTCAAGCTTCTGAGTGTCTGATGGCTGGGTTATGATGTGAAGCTTGAGGCCAGTCATCTTGCCTTAGAGTTTGCTGTTTCTTTACTAGATAGTAACGAATGGGGCCATGAGGACTTCTCTTCTTACCAAGCAAAGTCCTGCCTGATTTTGACCTCAGTTGTCTTCAGGCAATGTGTTTGGCTGTTACCACACAAAATTAGAACCACCGGCTCTTTTCAGCAGTGATAGGATCCTACTTTCAAAGTAACTAATAGAAGCAAAAGAAATACCTCTTCTCCCTGGTGTACACATGTTCTCAGTGAAAATTTTTTTTAGGAGTAAATGGTCTGTTCTTCTTGGCTGTATTCTTAAAAAAAGCTGTTCCTCCAGAATTCTCAGGAGGATTCCCTGATATACCAGTTTGTTTTAGGGTTGCAGTTTTGTTCAGGTAAACACATTTCTAGAATTCGAGctgctgtgaaggaaaaaaaaaatttctgactAATTTAATTTAGGCATTTGTATTAAAGATGtcaatatacatatatttacagGTAATTTTCAAtgttaatgcattttttttataCATGGTCAAAATGGTGGCATCTATAGAGGTAAAGCAAGACTTTAATGGCTTgatcaaaacaaaatgtttcagcCTTATCAAAATCAAACACATTAGTCTGAAGagaattttttgaaaatttcaattttataacaaatattaaaatattatctttGTACTCCAGGCATGTGCTGGGTGAGAAAAACATTTGACTGATTAAATATACTGGAGTTGCCATTATAGGTTGAAAAAGTTACAGGCTTGCTCAAGTCAAGGTTAACTCTTTCTTTGCAAGTAGCTATATGCTGCAATTTTAGCACTTGATAATTGCAGATTATTCTtagaattatagaattgtttATGTTGGACAAGACCTCTAtggtcattgagtccagctgttACTCCAACACTCTCAACTCCACCACTAAAATTTGTCCCTAAGTTCTGCATCTACACATCCTTTAAATACCTCCACGGGTGGTGGCTcaaccacctccctgggtagccTAATCCAccccttttggtgaagaaatttttcgtaatatctaatctaaacctccaTTGGCACTTCGAGCTGATCTAATGCTTGTTACCTGGGAGTAGAGACCAAACCCtgcctggctacagcctcctttcaggaagttgtagagagcaatcaggtctcccctgagcctcctcttctccacaCTTAACAATCCCAAGGTccccaacaatcccagctgctcctcacaaaACTTGATCTCTAGACAATTCCTTTAGTggctatactaaagaaaaagctTTGATTGTGGAAATTCACACCCTTTAGCTGGTAAGACATACAAATATTTCCAATGTTAAAGTAATTTCACAGTAATATAGGTAGTTGAATGTGATGCATGTGTGTAAGCTTGAAAAGTGCTTTCTACACTGAAATGTGGGATTGGGACATCCAGTTAGCTTTTAactaaaaatggaaatggatgGTAATGAGTTAATATTAGTTAAGTAAGTAGTTAAGTAATAAGTAGTACTACTTAAGTAATAAGTAGTTAAGTAAGATTAGAAAAGTGATTAGGTAGGTTCCTCTATGCTAGATTTAAAAGGCAGTACTATATATGGTAACCTTTACTTTTTTATACAAAGTTATGTTTTTAACATATTTATGTAAATAcgtgttttgtttattttctaaaagtgcttagaaaattaaatgttaagCCTATGAGAATGTAAGTGGCATATTGGACTGTGTGAACAAATTTGAGTGATGTGCTTGTGCTTCTATTTCAGTGTTTGTGGTTAACGGTGCATCTGATGTTTCCTAGGTGCACGTCAACAGAGTGAGCTCTGCAATGAATCTCTCATGTTAGAAAAGTTGCCTGCCTGTGGAAAATCCTTTGAAGAGATGATGAAGAAAGTGGACTCAAAAAAGTGGTGCAACCTTACAGAATTTATCATGTAAGAGTTAGTTTTGGTATTAATATTTCTCCCCTaatgcatataaaatatttatgttccAGAATATAGAAAACCTTCTGTATTTTGTTGCCCCTTGCAGAGGGCTAAGCTGTCACTCTTAAGCCCTGCAGTGAGGCCATTTGCAGACAGAGACACCTGGCTCTTAACTCAAACAGTGTGCAAAATAGTCTACTTTAATGAAAGCTAACCAATGGGCTATTTAATACTAGCTGCTATTGCATTACCTCAGACAGTTGTGTTTACATTTGATCTatatttctgtgccttttaaGCAAATGTTCTGTAACTAATCTCTTTTCTGTGAAACCACCAAAGCAATAATGCTTTTAGAATCATGCTGTTCTCTTTACAGGAATGCAGTTCCCTCTtctgatttccttttcttcagtaAGATGACATTGTTTCAGTAATTCACCTCATGTGAAATTATCCAATTTTAAAGTGATTTGTCCTATTGAACCTGCTGTCATATACTTCTTTGCCTGCCAGCTAGCATGGAGAGAGTGAGCACCACCCATTCTGTTTGGATGTCTAAAATACTGCAAGACTGACAGTAGTGAGGGTGGCATTATTATTCtctaatctttttttcttgttccatAGTTATGGGAGGTATTTAAACATCTCTTTATAAAGCTGCACACTTCAAATTCTGATCTGGAAAAAGCTCACAGGGTTTGTGAAATTGGTGGCATTTTTGGCTTTGTGGAGCATCTGCTTCTTAAGACCATGTCCGCTCATGCATAATGCCTGATTATCGGAAGTGCTGAGTACCCTCTATACCAACTGAAATTAGAAGAAGCTGCAGGTGTTcagcacttcagaaaacaaGCCTCAAGTGAACTAGACCTGGTATGGTATGAGCCAGCCTGAAGCAGAACACTTCCTGCAtttgaagctgtgctggtgttgtTTCTGGAGTCGACTGTGGAGGCAGAGTAGCCCCAAGCCAGCTGTCACCACACCTGTTACAGTGTCATTGAGCCCCAGATGTGTTCTGGTAGGATCGTTGGTCTTGTGTCCTGTTTAGTGTTGTGTCATGTGATGTAGACTATAACTAGCTGATCACCAACAGACTGGACGGATAATGAAATGTTggactgcagtgctgtgttgcATTAGTTCCCCATGTCTCCCTTAGCACCAACACCTGTGTTGAAATGCCCCACCTGTTAATAATGTTTCATAATCTGGCATCATATTATCAATTTAGATGCTATTCCTTCTTAGAACATTTATTCACACACCTTGCTGACTTTAAAATCTTGCAATCTGTTAAAAGGTAGATTCTTAAATCTTATGGCACTGGAGTGAAAGATGCACTTCTGcagctctctccagctgtggggAAGAGTAAGAGAAGGTTAGGTCTTCTAAACCAGCTTGCAGAAATTGCAGTCAAATCTGACAGAGAAGTGTATGTATACaagatgttttatttatttatttttatttatatttattttttatttataattttgctccattttatcttcattataattgttttagaaaaacaagatttcttttATGATATGTTACTTGAATCAATAAGTGACCTCAACTAATGGGATTACTTGCAGCAGTGAAAAGTACCTATAGGAGCCAAAATACTAGACTGTACCTGTATTAATGCAGGTGAAAAAACAGGCAGCTTTTTGAGAGACTTCTGCTAAAATTTATTCAAGATTTTACATATTATGTGCAAGAATTTTTCAAGGTTCATAGGTGACTGAAGTCTCTGAGTTTTCCTGACTTTTAATTAGAGTTAAGAATCCACCTTGATTTTATCCTTTCCAGTTGTGCTCACTGTTTGGTGTTGTTTTCATTCCCTGTACAAGAAAATTTTTCTGAAGAAGTTGGTCAATCTGAGGCTTTGCTCATTTTTCCTCAAAAGCAGTACCAGAAGAATTCAAGGctcttaaagaagaaaaatcttttacatttttaacataatatatattgtctaaaaaacctttttttagATGTTTCAAGTTCTACTTTAGAAGAGAGTAGCAGgaagaatttgttttcaaatttatCTCTTGAATCAAGCATTAATCAAGCATTAGAAGTCTGATTACTAACTTATCATAAGGGTTCATTGCACTGAAGAGGCAGGAAATGTGCATCTACCTTTAAGATTTTTACTCTTTTGAGAATAGACATTGTTGTTTGGTGTCATACATTCTATAAGAAACATatataatcacagaatggcctgggtttGAAGTGACTGTAAAGATCCTCTTGTTCCAACacctctgctgtgagcagggacacatAGAAGTTAATTTATTCCAGCTCACTGGAAGGACCCTGAGAGATGGGACAGAAATACTTCTTTCTTTGGAGTAATctgacaaattaataaaaaacttATATATCTATCCATGGGCACTTaaaattcagatatttaaaCGTGGTAATATTAGTTTGTGCTGATTTTACATCTAGCCTCCAGCAGTAACAATCAGTCTGGATCAGATAGTGGATTAAAACTGTGAGTATTATGTAAAAGAAACTGTTTCTTCATGCAGTAATTTCTACATGGCACttttcactttgaaataaaTCTTTGTAACTTATATTAAAATGTAACAGTTAATGGAAATCTGCTAATTTTctaaattccttgttttgtgGAGGAGTTTTAGCTCTTCAGTGTAAATGGCTGTCCTTTGGTTATGGGATTGTAAATAGCAATTATCTGTAGTGCTTCACCATTTGGCTAAACATTTGTGAGAGAATTTGCAGTGACTCCAGTTTGCTGTAACATAATTAACCTGTAAGATTTTCTGACATCTCTGACATTCTTAACAAACGTGTGTTCTTTAAAAAGCAGCCTTTTCAATGATTTTGAACAGACAAGGCTTCTGTGTGTGGCAGCTGGTACTGCAAACCAATATGAGAGTTTTAGCCTCCACAGCTGATATTGATCTTGCTGGAAATGTAAGATGATCACATATAGACAGTAAATTCTCAGGTAAAGTTTTACAGAAGCACTGTTAGATGAAAGTTTTCCTATTAATTTTTGCATATTTCTGTGAGGATTCACAGTTAGTTAGGATACAAGTACTCTGGGTCAAATTGTCCAAAAGTATTTGAAAGCTTAAATACAATGATGGATCACAGTGAGATGTTAACATATTTTAAGTCATTTAGACGTGGTGGATTTCAGTGGTTCTAGCTTGGACATCAGAATATGAAGACTAACTACAAACAGCTTACAAAAAAGGTAAAACCTTCAATACACAGCCAGAGGTGTTCATTGATAGAAGAGAAGGAGTTTGCCTATTGCAGTTTTGCTGAGGCCTTTAGATTGAGAGAGAGCTCTgaagatgaaaataaacaaGGTTGTTTAAAAGACTCAAAAATATGGTACATGGGAGGTGAATAAGCAGAGACTAAAGTGTGGGTGAAAGCTATATGAGGAATTAACAAAAGCAAATATACTTTTCATTTGCCAGAAGACTGGAAATTGCAggaaggtttttatttttcatgtgtagTATTTCTGTTATGCCTACTTATAGTAACATCTATGTTAATAGTGCTGCATTACATATAATAAGTATGTATTGTATTTCCTTATTGTCTTCTTAATATTTAGCAATTACAGCTGAATATGTAAAATCAACTACTGTCCACATGCCAAAATTCATTATTAACAGTCatacttttttttgtgtgctgtgATAAATCCTGGTGTAGGACTACAGTTGAGAGGCCAGATATGACTAATTTCTGAAGCAAGTGGCCAGATGAAGACAGAAGTGCCCAGAGCTGTCTTACATGAACCTGAAAAAATGTTCCTTATTGTAATTGCTTAGATTACTTTCTGTTCTTAACTCATGGAACAGTTTTTCAAATGCTTCTGACTGGATCCTGGAAACAATTTACCTAGAACAGTCTCTAAACAAATCTGTATGTGTCTCTTAGGCCTAACCCCTATGGAAATGTGAGACCAAAATGTACTAAAGAAGATTTTCAGTGGCTTGTTAAGCTTTTGGCCTGCTCCCAAGTACcagttttctctcttctgcatcACCATTTTCCAAGTACTTCTGAGTGTAGCTACCAGCATTTCAGTAATTTTGAGTCCAGAGAGATGGCTGTGGCCATGTCTGCACTGTTGCATAATAGAGGCCACATAATCTGCCCAATAATCATTATTCTAAGCTCTGTAAGAGTGACTATACTATGGAAAGGCATCAACTCTTCATTTAAAAGATTACTACTGATCCATTACATCTATAAACAGATTGTGTCATCTGTTACAAGTGAGGCATTCTCTTATTTCAAGCCAATACTATTATTGCAGCTCTCATCCCACAGGTTGCTAGGGTTGCATACCTGCTACTTTGGGAGCTCCCAGTCAGTCATTCTGTGTTTACCAGCCACTGGGTTTAGAGTCCAAGGGTGAAATAGCAAGTTGTGTTTTGGAAGAGGGTTCTATCAAAGTAGTGCATGTAACACAGGTCAGATCTGGATGTTGTGTTTGAGAAAAAGAATGGATTGTAACAAACTTCTTCCTCCaatctctgcatttcttttcacagCTATAGAAGTCCCTGATTTGCTGTGAGACAGTGGCTCTGTGACATTGCTTTACAGTACCTGGAAGATGTTAAAAGTCtcattttttctgattttttttaaatttcagttcaTAGCAGAATAGAAGAGGGCAAATTTTTTAACTGTATGTCTGAAGCAGATTTGTTGCAGGTATGTGTGTACGTTATGAAATTCTCTGCTTTACTCTGTGCATGGTCCAAGGTCTGTGCCTACTGTAAATAACTATTCTTTTTTCTGTACAGCCTTAGTGTAGTTTTCCCACAACACTTCACATGAAATGTTAATTCTATAAACAGTTTCAGTCCCATTGAAGATGATGAGGGAGTCCACCCATGTTATATACAGACGCCAAGGatttgaaaaaagaattaaggaaaaaaatctgtatgaCTACATTTGATGTAATTTGGAAAGCTAATTCTGTTGCGCAATTTTTAAGTCAGTGAGAGTTTTGCCTGTTACAATTTGGCCAAACTAAGCTAGCTGTAAAAAGTGCCTGGTTTTCAAAGAAACTTAGTAGAATATTACATGAAAGAAAGCCAGATCACATTAAGATCAATGGGAAGGCAAACCCTGTAAGAAACATGTGCAGCCCAAAATGAAATGACAGGCCCACACTTCCTAAAGCTCAGAGCTAAGAACCTCTGCTGTGTATGTAAGAACCCTTCAAACTGAGTAATTTTCTTGGTTGGTTATCTAAGTTTTTTCATCTTCCCCACTGACTGCTGCACCAAGCCTGATCTAGACACCAATCAGCGATTGGATCCAGCTGCTAATGACAAAACTTCTACAGAAGAGGAATGTACTGTGAAAACCATAGAATTGctgaatagtttgggttggaagggaccttaaagatcatttggTTCCAAGCTgtggacagggacatcttccactacaccagattgctcaaagcctcatccaacctgtccctgaacacttccagagatggagTATTGTCCTGGTTCAGGGGAAATTTTGGAGAGAACCCCCAAAGAGGCTCcttctaggaaagcagattcaatttGCTGCTCCCCCCTAACCAGTCCAGGAGAAAACAACTCCTtagagaaaagtggaaaaaagctgtttattaaacaataaaacctaaacagtattaaacaataaaacccctcGCTGCTCCAagagagatgacaaactcagaaagtccccTCCCTGggttgcagctcagctcactcagtctcttatcagtccctctggcacTGGAAATGCCACGGCCCAGGCCTGGcccggtgggccacaggtgtgagctgctggtgctcttcTGGTGTTCAGTCCATGCTGTAATcacagagcaggtttaaacaggttcaaagaaaagggaaaaaacagaaaaatgcccacagtccagggaacttctttgcctcagctagctaaaactaGCTAAAACAAAGGAGAGCTCCGTCCCACTCTCTTGTCCATTCGCAGACAACActgtccaggagcaggaatgtggaggagcgagtgcagtgtctgaaaacaaactgcacgCTTCTTCTCTCCCACCTTCACTCTCAGAAacagtcttaaaggtgcaaaacttattattcagcataaacagatCAAGAcgattggggataaaagcatcatataaTCAACCTAGGACaagcatccacagcttttctgggcaagcTGTTTTAGACAATAATGAGTTTCTTTGTAATATCTAATccaaacctactctctttctgTTTAAAGCTATTGCCCTTGTTTTGTCACTACTGTCCCTCTCGCCTCTCTTTAGTCCCCTtttgtcgggttcggctgtctgtctctgccccgacacgggtagtgtggttcttgggtgg of Molothrus ater isolate BHLD 08-10-18 breed brown headed cowbird chromosome 1, BPBGC_Mater_1.1, whole genome shotgun sequence contains these proteins:
- the RAMP3 gene encoding receptor activity-modifying protein 3 isoform X2 translates to MEAQGSRRRHLPVLLLWVNGLMTLGFAGARQQSELCNESLMLEKLPACGKSFEEMMKKVDSKKWCNLTEFIILKTKIL